In a genomic window of Gambusia affinis linkage group LG04, SWU_Gaff_1.0, whole genome shotgun sequence:
- the LOC122830423 gene encoding PRELI domain-containing protein 1, mitochondrial-like, giving the protein MVKYFCSSTDIKSTWDHVVSAFWQRYPNPFSTHVLTEDVVYREVTTDRRLLSRRLLMKTNRLPRWAERFFPAGMSRYVYILEDSILDPVNRSLTTYTWNLNHTTLLSVEERCVFLDSAEQPATTQLKREAWISSSIFGFSKPIQEFGLARFKSNQVKAMKGLEYALSNLQGEAPQRLLRDSVRLPPEKAKTLASAAAAPQKPQQYV; this is encoded by the exons atggtcaaatatttttgtagctCCACAGACATAAAGAGCACATGGGACCATGTTGTCTCTGCCTTTTGGCAGAGATACCCTAATCCTTTCAG CACCCATGTTCTCACTGAGGACGTTGTGTACCGGGAGGTGACCACGGACCGCCGGCTCCTCTCCAGACGCCTGCTGATGAAGACCAACCGGCTGCCCCGCTGGGCAGAGCGCTTCTTCCCTGCCGGCATGTCTCGCTACGTCTACATCCTGGAGGACTCCATTCTGGACCCGGTCAACAGAAGCTTGACCACCTATACGTGGAACCTAAATCACACAACTCTCTTG TCCGTGGAGGAGCGTTGTGTTTTCCTAGATTCAGCGGAGCAGCCAGCAACCACACAGCTAAAACGGGAAGCGTGGATATCTTCAAGCATTTTTGGCTTCTCCAAACCCATTCAG GAGTTTGGATTGGCCCGCTTCAAGAGCAACCAGGTGAAGGCCATGAAGGGGCTGGAATACGCTCTGTCCAATCTGCAGG GAGAGGCGCCGCAACGGCTGCTCCGGGACTCAGTGAGACTCCCGCCAGAGAAGGCCAAGACTCTGGCTTCCGCTGCCGCCGCTCCGCAGAAACCCCAGCAGTACGTCTGA